A section of the Triticum dicoccoides isolate Atlit2015 ecotype Zavitan chromosome 7A, WEW_v2.0, whole genome shotgun sequence genome encodes:
- the LOC119332778 gene encoding probable O-methyltransferase 2, translated as MAAQAQTIEVPTDAELLQAQADLWRHSLYYLSSMGLRCAVELEIPTAIHRLGGAASLPDLMSALSLPSVKMPFLRRVMCVLVTSGVFAADNDSGSEAIYRLTPLSRILVHGVVADEHHSQKYFVIGVTSPHYTEAAMGLAGWFKKDHEPPVPSPFEDIFGVPLCDDRTPLLDKELDDVVTQGLAAHDNLGIATVMRECHDLFKGLDSLTDCGGGDGTTARAIIKAYPHIKCTVLDLPKVVDKAPADGLVTYVAGDLFHSVPSSQAVMLKLVLHFWSDEDCVKILAQCKKAIPSREEGGKIIIIEIVVGPSLGPIMFEAQLLMDMLMMVNSKGRQRDENDWSKLFTRAGFTDYKIVKKLGARCVIEVYP; from the exons ATGGCGGCTCAGGCACAGACCATAGAGGTTCCCACGGACGCTGAGCTGCTGCAGGCACAAGCTGACCTGTGGCGCCACAGCCTCTACTACCTCTCCTCCATGGGTCTACGCTGCGCCGTCGAGCTCGAGATTCCGACTGCCATCCACCGGCTCGGCGGGGCCGCCTCGCTGCCCGACCTGATGTCCGCGCTGTCCCTTCCCTCGGTTAAGATGCCATTTCTCCGCCGGGTCATGTGCGTGCTCGTCACGTCGGGCGTCTTCGCCGCCGACAACGACTCTGGGTCTGAGGCGATCTACCGCCTCACACCGTTGTCCCGCATCCTGGTGCACGGTGTAGTAGCGGATGAGCACCACAGCCAGAAGTATTTTGTGATTGGCGTGACCTCGCCGCATTATACGGAGGCGGCGATGGGGCTGGCCGGCTGGTTCAAGAAGGACCATGAGCCACCGGTGCCGTCACCCTTTGAGGACATCTTCGGGGTGCCGCTCTGTGATGACAGAACGCCGCTCCTAGACAAGGAGCTGGACGATGTTGTCACACAAGGCTTGGCTGCCCACGACAACCTGGGGATTGCCACGGTGATGCGGGAGTGCCATGACCTTTTCAAGGGGCTAGACTCATTGACTGACTGCGGCGGTGGTGATGGTACGACGGCGAGAGCCATCATCAAGGCTTACCCCCACATCAAGTGCACTGTGCTAGACCTTCCGAAGGTGGTCGACAAAGCCCCAGCAGATGGTCTCGTTACCTATGTCGCAGGTGACTTGTTCCATTCCGTCCCATCATCACAAGCTGTGATGCTCAAG CTTGTGCTACACTTCTGGAGCGATGAGGATTGCGTGAAAATCCTAGCTCAGTGCAAGAAGGCCATTCCTTCGCGCGAGGAGGGAGGGAAGATAATAATCATTGAAATTGTGGTTGGACCTTCCTTAGGGCCAATAATGTTTGAAGCCCAACTCCTTATGGATATGCTTATGATGGTGAACTCAAAAGGGCGTCAACGGGATGAAAATGACTGGAGCAAACTGTTCACTAGAGCGGGGTTCACGGACTACAAAATTGTGAAGAAACTAGGAGCTCGATGTGTCATTGAGGTCTATCCATAA